A genomic stretch from Streptomyces fungicidicus includes:
- a CDS encoding alpha/beta hydrolase family protein, translating to MNRSRHVSRAPRSPRPRRGGRWRALSLCLAAAVTGALAQAPATALAGDSAPSPAGCPSGLAGKATCYTGRDTNGAYYTIAIPEHWNKKLVVHAHGGPDLGDGSDPERSTGDLERWQVMVDQGYAWAGSSYRRGGYGTRMAATDTENLRRLFTEEFGRPQRTYLHGQSWGGNVAAKTVEMYGGANGPYDGALLTNGVLGGGSRGYDYRVDLRVVYQYYCDNLPRPDEPQYPLWQGLRPTSTLTATGLRARLEECTGHASPPAERTALQQRNLDDILAVTGIPERTLESHLRFSVFTFRDIVHKRLGDRNPFTNTGVRYSGSHDDEALNAGVERFTADPAAARDLSYDSDLTGKVKIPVLTLHAIDDPTAFVEHEAAYRDALAGAHRDRNLVQTFTDEHEHSGLSTSEYANSIAALDGWVRTGDRPTPRSIAASCARFDRAYGTGCFYEPEYRPSSYSSRVLPRPGGTSWPAMTAAQEKSWSRVDGVGIAP from the coding sequence TTGAACAGATCCCGTCACGTGTCCCGCGCCCCCCGCTCGCCCCGCCCCCGCCGGGGCGGCCGGTGGCGCGCGCTGAGCCTGTGCCTCGCGGCCGCCGTCACCGGCGCCCTCGCCCAGGCGCCGGCCACCGCCCTCGCCGGGGACTCCGCCCCGTCGCCCGCCGGCTGTCCCTCCGGCCTGGCGGGGAAGGCCACCTGCTACACCGGCCGGGACACGAACGGCGCGTACTACACCATCGCGATCCCCGAGCACTGGAACAAGAAGCTCGTCGTGCACGCCCACGGCGGCCCCGACCTCGGTGACGGCTCCGACCCCGAACGCAGCACCGGGGACCTGGAGCGCTGGCAGGTCATGGTGGACCAGGGCTACGCCTGGGCCGGTTCGTCGTACCGCCGGGGCGGCTACGGCACCCGGATGGCCGCGACCGACACCGAGAACCTCCGCCGCCTGTTCACCGAGGAGTTCGGCCGGCCGCAGCGGACGTACCTCCACGGACAGTCGTGGGGCGGCAACGTGGCGGCCAAGACCGTCGAGATGTACGGCGGGGCGAACGGCCCGTACGACGGCGCGCTGCTCACCAACGGGGTCCTGGGCGGCGGCTCCCGCGGCTACGACTACCGGGTCGACCTGCGCGTCGTCTACCAGTACTACTGCGACAACCTGCCGCGCCCCGACGAGCCGCAGTACCCGCTCTGGCAGGGGCTGCGCCCCACGTCGACGCTGACGGCGACCGGGCTGCGCGCCCGGCTCGAGGAGTGCACCGGCCACGCCTCCCCGCCTGCGGAGCGCACCGCGCTCCAGCAGCGCAACCTCGACGACATCCTCGCCGTCACCGGCATCCCCGAGCGCACACTGGAGTCGCACCTGCGGTTCTCGGTGTTCACGTTCCGCGACATCGTGCACAAGCGGCTGGGTGACCGCAACCCGTTCACCAACACGGGCGTGCGGTACTCCGGTTCGCACGACGACGAGGCGCTCAACGCGGGGGTGGAGCGGTTCACCGCCGACCCGGCGGCCGCGCGCGACCTGTCGTACGACAGCGACCTCACCGGCAAGGTGAAGATCCCGGTGCTCACCCTGCACGCCATCGACGACCCCACCGCGTTCGTCGAGCACGAGGCCGCCTACCGTGACGCGCTCGCCGGCGCCCACCGGGACCGGAACCTGGTGCAGACGTTCACCGACGAGCACGAGCACAGCGGGCTGAGCACGTCGGAGTACGCCAATTCCATCGCGGCGCTCGACGGTTGGGTGCGCACGGGGGACAGGCCGACCCCTCGGTCGATCGCCGCGTCCTGCGCGCGATTCGACCGTGCGTACGGCACCGGGTGCTTCTACGAGCCGGAGTACCGGCCGTCGTCGTACTCCTCGCGGGTCCTGCCGCGGCCGGGCGGTACGAGCTGGCCGGCCATGACGGCCGCGCAGGAGAAGTCCTGGAGCCGCGTCGACGGTGTCGGCATCGCGCCCTGA
- a CDS encoding MASE1 domain-containing protein has product MVARQDLRTPAVFVLETLAVAACYYAGGRLGLLRDLTVSGAVVSPLWPPTGVAVACLLVLGLRCWAGIALGALLILVHLTSLRWTSLGVLAGNTLAPVCGYLLLRRAGFRIELSRLRDCLYLVFLGAFSAMLISSTTGALTLFTTGDLPADDFWGVWLAWWVGDAMGVLLVTPVLLVLYRARAPVHWARWKEAVGLAVIAAVLVPLATHSPGSVLFSIYPLLIWAALRFELTGSMLCALFASVMATTAATDRIGPFRHLTEVQVMINLQAFNMAMALTALLLSAVITEQHNTRRSVERACQELVEVLEHLTAGESAPARPPRHTDE; this is encoded by the coding sequence GTGGTGGCTCGCCAGGATCTTCGTACACCGGCTGTCTTCGTGCTCGAGACGCTGGCCGTCGCCGCCTGCTACTACGCGGGGGGACGACTGGGGCTGCTGCGCGACCTGACCGTCAGCGGCGCGGTGGTCTCGCCCCTGTGGCCGCCGACCGGGGTGGCCGTCGCCTGTCTGCTGGTCCTCGGGCTGCGGTGCTGGGCCGGCATCGCGCTGGGCGCCCTGCTGATCCTCGTGCACCTCACCTCGCTGCGGTGGACCTCCCTGGGCGTCCTGGCGGGCAACACCCTCGCGCCGGTGTGCGGGTATCTGCTGCTGCGCAGGGCGGGCTTCCGCATCGAGCTCTCCCGATTACGCGACTGTCTCTACCTGGTGTTCCTCGGCGCTTTCTCGGCCATGCTGATCAGCTCCACCACCGGCGCCCTGACGCTCTTCACCACCGGTGACCTCCCGGCGGACGACTTCTGGGGAGTGTGGCTGGCGTGGTGGGTCGGCGACGCGATGGGCGTCCTGCTCGTCACCCCGGTGCTGCTCGTGCTGTACCGCGCCCGCGCGCCGGTGCACTGGGCGAGGTGGAAGGAGGCGGTGGGGCTCGCGGTGATCGCGGCGGTGCTCGTGCCGCTGGCGACGCACAGCCCGGGCAGTGTGCTGTTCTCCATCTACCCGCTGCTGATCTGGGCGGCTCTGCGGTTCGAGCTGACCGGCAGCATGCTGTGCGCCCTGTTCGCCTCCGTCATGGCCACCACCGCGGCGACCGACCGGATCGGACCCTTCCGGCACCTGACGGAAGTACAGGTGATGATCAATCTCCAGGCCTTCAACATGGCGATGGCGCTGACCGCCCTGCTGCTGTCCGCGGTGATCACCGAGCAGCACAACACCAGACGTTCCGTGGAACGGGCCTGTCAGGAACTGGTAGAGGTGCTGGAGCACCTGACCGCCGGGGAATCCGCCCCCGCGCGTCCCCCTCGTCACACGGACGAGTGA
- a CDS encoding PP2C family protein-serine/threonine phosphatase, whose product MSRTGSTDDGDELLARLGTLIAQARAQAEGQRSRVELAVALQRGMLPRGLPVADGVRLAVRYSPAYQGLNVGGDWYDAFTMPDGRLGLSIGDVQGHNIEAAAFMGQVRVGLRALASVDSDPGEILARTNELLLSLSSDLFATCTFMRLDPVSRLMESARAGHLPCVWATSDGRSGVTEDEGGPPLGIQSGVVYPVTRYRLDTGGVFVMLTDGVVEGPSMRLDEGLDQVVRLAGIAAVARMDTDALAAAVIKQAERVGHDDDAAVLVIGHDGPVTRP is encoded by the coding sequence ATGTCCCGCACCGGCTCCACGGACGACGGCGACGAGCTGCTGGCCCGGCTCGGGACGCTGATCGCTCAGGCACGCGCGCAGGCGGAGGGACAGCGCTCCCGGGTCGAACTCGCCGTCGCCCTGCAGCGCGGCATGCTGCCGAGGGGGCTGCCGGTCGCCGACGGCGTGCGGCTGGCCGTGCGGTACTCGCCCGCGTACCAGGGCCTCAACGTCGGCGGTGACTGGTACGACGCCTTCACCATGCCGGACGGCCGGCTCGGTCTCTCGATCGGCGACGTCCAGGGGCACAACATCGAGGCGGCCGCCTTCATGGGGCAGGTCCGGGTCGGACTGCGGGCCCTCGCCTCCGTCGACAGCGACCCCGGGGAGATCCTCGCCCGGACCAATGAACTGCTGCTGTCCCTGAGCTCGGACCTCTTCGCCACCTGCACCTTCATGCGGCTCGATCCGGTCAGCCGGCTGATGGAGAGCGCCCGGGCCGGTCATCTGCCGTGCGTCTGGGCCACCTCCGACGGCCGCTCCGGGGTGACCGAGGACGAGGGCGGCCCGCCGCTGGGGATCCAGTCCGGCGTGGTCTACCCCGTCACCCGGTACCGGCTCGACACGGGCGGGGTGTTCGTGATGCTCACCGACGGGGTGGTGGAGGGCCCGTCCATGCGGCTCGACGAGGGACTGGACCAGGTGGTGCGGCTGGCGGGCATCGCGGCGGTCGCGCGCATGGACACCGACGCGCTCGCGGCCGCCGTGATCAAGCAGGCGGAGCGGGTGGGGCACGACGACGACGCAGCCGTGCTGGTGATAGGGCACGACGGTCCCGTCACTCGGCCATAG
- a CDS encoding discoidin domain-containing protein: MATYRGRRHVAVVSLLLLVLAVALGPTPTAAAGGNWWDPVARPAPDSGIDVTGEPFKGTNAAGEVRGFVDAHNHIMANEAFGGRLICGKAFSAKGIADALKDCPEHYPDGSLAVFDFITNGGDGRHDPVGWPTFKDWPAHDSLTHQQNYYAWIERAWRGGQRVLVNDLVTNGVICSVYFFKDRDCDEMTSIRLQAKLTYDLQAHIDGMYGGPGKGWFRIVTDSAQARDVVAQGKLAVVLGVETSEPFGCKQVLDIAQCDEEDIDAGLDELYALGVRSMFLCHKFDNALCGVRFDEGTLGTAINVGQFLSTGTFWRTERCTGPQHDNPIGLAAAPEAEKRLPAGVAVPSYDEDARCNVRGLTALGEYAVRGMMERNMMLEIDHMSVKATGRVLDLFEAESYPGVLSSHSWMDLNWTERVYGLGGFTAQYMHGSEGFVAEADRTGALRDEYGVGYGYGTDMNGVGGWPAPRGADAPDAVTYPFRSVDGGSVLDRQTTGERTWDLNTDGAAHYGLVPDWIEDIRRTGGQHVVDDLFRGAESYLDTWGASERHRAAVNLAKGAPATASSAEWNPFTSYAPGRAVDGDRGTRWASDWSDDQWLRIDLGATRQVGRVTLDWERAYATSYRVELSADGTDWRTVWSTASGDGGLDTAAFTTSPARHVRVQFLDRGTEWGYSLREVGVHPR; this comes from the coding sequence ATGGCCACGTATCGCGGACGGCGCCACGTCGCCGTCGTCTCGCTGCTCCTCCTGGTGCTGGCCGTGGCCCTCGGGCCGACGCCCACCGCCGCGGCCGGCGGCAACTGGTGGGATCCGGTGGCCCGTCCGGCGCCCGACTCCGGGATCGACGTCACCGGTGAACCGTTCAAGGGCACCAACGCCGCCGGCGAGGTACGCGGATTCGTCGACGCGCACAACCACATCATGGCCAACGAGGCCTTCGGCGGCCGGCTCATCTGCGGCAAGGCGTTCTCCGCGAAGGGGATCGCCGACGCGCTCAAGGACTGCCCCGAGCACTACCCCGACGGCTCGCTCGCCGTGTTCGACTTCATCACCAACGGCGGCGACGGCAGGCACGACCCGGTCGGTTGGCCCACGTTCAAGGACTGGCCCGCCCACGACTCCCTGACCCACCAGCAGAACTACTACGCGTGGATCGAGCGCGCCTGGCGCGGCGGCCAGCGGGTGCTGGTCAACGACCTCGTCACCAACGGCGTGATCTGCTCGGTGTACTTCTTCAAGGACCGCGACTGCGACGAGATGACGTCCATCCGGCTGCAGGCGAAGCTGACGTACGACCTGCAGGCCCACATCGACGGCATGTACGGCGGGCCGGGCAAGGGCTGGTTCCGGATCGTCACGGACAGCGCGCAGGCGCGCGACGTCGTCGCGCAGGGCAAGCTCGCGGTCGTCCTCGGCGTCGAGACCTCCGAACCGTTCGGCTGCAAACAGGTCCTGGACATCGCGCAGTGCGACGAGGAGGACATCGACGCGGGCCTGGACGAGTTGTACGCGCTGGGCGTGCGCAGCATGTTCCTGTGCCACAAGTTCGACAACGCGCTGTGCGGCGTGCGCTTCGACGAGGGGACGCTCGGTACGGCCATCAACGTCGGGCAGTTCCTGTCCACCGGCACCTTCTGGCGGACGGAGCGGTGCACGGGCCCCCAGCACGACAACCCGATCGGCCTGGCCGCCGCCCCGGAGGCGGAGAAGAGGCTCCCGGCGGGCGTGGCGGTCCCGTCCTACGACGAGGACGCCCGGTGCAACGTCCGCGGCCTGACCGCACTCGGCGAGTACGCCGTGCGCGGCATGATGGAACGCAACATGATGCTCGAGATCGACCACATGAGCGTCAAGGCCACCGGCCGGGTGCTCGACCTCTTCGAGGCCGAGTCGTACCCCGGAGTCCTCTCCTCGCACAGCTGGATGGACCTGAACTGGACCGAACGGGTCTACGGTCTCGGCGGGTTCACCGCCCAGTACATGCACGGCTCGGAGGGCTTCGTCGCCGAGGCGGACCGCACCGGGGCGCTGCGCGACGAGTACGGCGTGGGCTACGGCTACGGCACGGACATGAACGGCGTCGGCGGCTGGCCGGCCCCGCGCGGAGCGGACGCGCCCGACGCCGTCACCTACCCCTTCCGCAGCGTCGACGGCGGCTCCGTCCTCGACCGGCAGACCACCGGCGAGCGCACCTGGGACCTGAACACCGACGGAGCCGCGCACTACGGCCTCGTCCCCGACTGGATCGAGGACATCCGGCGTACCGGCGGACAGCACGTGGTGGACGACCTCTTCCGGGGTGCCGAGTCCTACCTCGACACCTGGGGGGCCTCCGAGCGGCACCGGGCCGCGGTGAACCTCGCCAAGGGCGCCCCGGCCACGGCCAGTTCGGCGGAGTGGAACCCGTTCACCAGTTACGCGCCCGGCCGGGCCGTCGACGGCGACCGGGGCACCCGCTGGGCCAGCGACTGGAGCGACGACCAGTGGCTGCGGATCGACCTGGGCGCCACCCGGCAGGTGGGGCGCGTCACGCTGGACTGGGAACGCGCGTACGCCACCTCGTACCGCGTCGAGCTGTCCGCCGACGGCACGGACTGGCGCACCGTCTGGTCCACCGCCTCCGGCGACGGCGGCCTGGACACGGCCGCCTTCACCACCTCACCGGCCCGCCATGTGCGCGTCCAGTTCCTGGACCGGGGGACCGAGTGGGGCTACTCGCTCCGTGAGGTCGGTGTGCACCCCCGCTGA
- a CDS encoding glycerol-3-phosphate dehydrogenase/oxidase gives MNADARGGPAPASSLSAARRARELTGSVGGPVADVLVVGLGATGAGAALDAAARGLDVVAVDAHDLAFGTSRFSSKLIHGGLRYLASGRLDVAHESAVERGVLMERTAPHLVHAQPFVLPLTPLVSRGQGALARAGFRAGDALRLAARTARATLPPPRRLSALETRHLAPALRRDGLRGGLLSWDGRLTDDARLVTALARTAAARGARILTRVRALELTSTGARVRDELTGEEGEIRARAVINASGVWAGGLVDGVRIRPSRGTHLVLRPESLGPLTAGLHIPIPGETNRFVLVLPQDDGRVYVGLTDEPVDGDIPDVPRPPETDIGFLLDVLCSVLHTPVHRADVVGAFAGLRPLLDTTAGDPGTAPRTADISRRHAVLTSSEGVVTVVGGKLTTYRRMAEDAVDAAVRVRGLGAGPSPTATLPLVGAAPPHVLAALPAPRRLVRHYGTEAPAVHALGARDARLREPVLPGYPVTGAELLWSLLHEGALDEEDVLDRRTRIGLVPTDRATALDAVRGLVDRASSHGG, from the coding sequence GTGAACGCCGACGCCCGGGGCGGCCCCGCCCCCGCCTCGTCCCTGTCCGCCGCCCGGCGCGCGCGTGAGCTGACCGGCTCCGTGGGCGGTCCCGTCGCCGACGTACTGGTCGTCGGTCTCGGCGCCACCGGCGCGGGGGCCGCGCTGGACGCCGCCGCCCGCGGACTGGACGTGGTCGCCGTCGACGCCCACGACCTGGCCTTCGGCACCTCCCGTTTCAGCAGCAAGCTCATCCACGGCGGACTGCGCTACCTCGCCTCCGGACGGCTCGACGTCGCCCACGAGAGCGCGGTCGAACGCGGAGTGCTGATGGAGCGCACCGCACCCCATCTCGTCCACGCCCAGCCGTTCGTGCTGCCCCTCACCCCGCTGGTCTCGCGCGGTCAGGGCGCTCTCGCGCGGGCCGGCTTCCGGGCCGGCGACGCCCTGCGGCTGGCCGCCCGCACCGCCCGGGCCACCCTGCCCCCGCCGCGCCGGCTCTCCGCGCTGGAGACCCGCCATCTCGCGCCCGCCCTGCGGCGCGACGGCCTGCGCGGCGGACTGCTCTCCTGGGACGGCCGGCTCACCGACGACGCGCGTCTGGTGACCGCTTTGGCCCGTACGGCCGCGGCGCGCGGCGCGCGGATCCTGACCCGGGTCCGGGCCCTGGAGCTGACCTCGACGGGGGCCAGGGTCCGTGACGAACTCACCGGCGAGGAGGGCGAGATCCGTGCCCGCGCGGTGATCAACGCGTCCGGCGTCTGGGCGGGCGGCCTCGTCGACGGCGTCCGTATCCGGCCCTCCCGCGGCACCCACCTGGTGCTGCGCCCCGAGAGCCTCGGCCCGCTGACCGCGGGCCTGCACATCCCGATCCCCGGGGAGACCAACCGCTTCGTCCTCGTCCTGCCCCAGGACGACGGCCGGGTCTACGTCGGCCTCACCGACGAACCCGTGGACGGCGACATCCCCGACGTGCCCCGTCCTCCGGAGACGGACATCGGCTTCCTCCTCGACGTCCTGTGCTCCGTCCTGCACACACCGGTCCACCGGGCCGACGTCGTCGGCGCGTTCGCCGGACTGCGGCCCCTGCTGGACACCACCGCGGGAGATCCCGGCACGGCGCCCAGGACCGCCGACATCTCGCGGCGGCACGCGGTGCTCACCTCCTCCGAGGGCGTCGTCACCGTCGTCGGCGGCAAGCTCACCACGTACCGGCGGATGGCCGAGGACGCCGTCGACGCCGCCGTCCGCGTCCGCGGGCTGGGGGCGGGGCCGTCCCCCACCGCGACCCTGCCCCTGGTGGGCGCCGCGCCGCCGCACGTCCTCGCCGCCCTGCCGGCGCCGCGCCGCCTCGTGCGGCACTACGGCACCGAGGCCCCGGCCGTGCACGCGCTCGGTGCGCGGGACGCCCGGCTGCGCGAGCCGGTGCTGCCCGGGTACCCCGTCACCGGCGCCGAGTTGCTCTGGTCACTGCTCCACGAGGGGGCGCTGGACGAGGAGGACGTCCTCGACCGCCGTACCCGCATCGGCCTCGTCCCGACCGACCGGGCGACGGCGCTGGACGCGGTGCGCGGGCTCGTCGACCGGGCGTCGTCACACGGCGGTTGA
- a CDS encoding TetR/AcrR family transcriptional regulator — protein sequence MTPIRHNASGGSDNDTVLDAVRDCVLAVGVRRTTLTDVARRAGVSRMTLYRRWPDVRSLVGDLMTREWIEVATGAIPAREPGTTARDMLTEGLITAVRAFRAHPLFRKILDVDPELLLPYVLDRRGASQEALLELLSGSLREGHADGSVREGHPERQARSVLLIVQSFTLSLRTMTDEDDPDLASEAFLRELRGILERTLTP from the coding sequence ATGACGCCTATTCGTCACAACGCTTCCGGCGGTTCGGACAACGACACGGTGCTCGACGCGGTGCGGGACTGCGTCCTGGCCGTCGGGGTCCGCCGCACCACGCTCACCGATGTCGCCCGCCGCGCCGGGGTCTCGCGGATGACGCTGTACCGGCGGTGGCCCGATGTGCGGTCGCTGGTCGGTGATCTGATGACCCGGGAGTGGATCGAGGTCGCCACCGGGGCGATCCCGGCGCGCGAGCCCGGGACGACGGCCCGCGACATGCTCACCGAGGGACTGATCACGGCGGTGCGGGCCTTCCGCGCCCATCCGCTCTTCCGGAAGATCCTCGACGTGGACCCGGAACTGCTGCTGCCCTACGTGCTGGACCGCCGCGGCGCCAGCCAGGAGGCCCTGCTGGAGCTGCTGTCCGGCTCCCTGCGCGAGGGCCACGCCGACGGCTCGGTGCGCGAGGGCCACCCCGAACGGCAGGCCCGGTCGGTGCTGCTGATCGTGCAGTCCTTCACCCTGTCCCTGCGGACCATGACCGACGAGGACGACCCCGACCTCGCCTCCGAGGCCTTCCTCCGCGAACTGCGCGGCATCCTGGAGAGGACCCTCACGCCGTGA
- a CDS encoding FAD-binding oxidoreductase, whose product MDMLWSGWGDPAEATPLPGTVIGLLRDLLGVRPRETAPVALDDMAVPESPLEPAARRALVAALGGDGTRVRTDAETRVRHTRGKSTPDLLRIREGDLADIPAAVLLPAGHDEVLAVLRVCAAHGLPLVPFGGGTSVVGGLAPEPRGAFVALDLRRMDALLDLDPVSRTATLQPGLRGPRAEALLAEHGFTLGHFPQSYEWATIGGFAAARSSGQASAGYGRFDEMVLSLTLATPEGTLDTGRAPRSAAGPDLRQLVLGSEGAFGVITSVTVRIRPVPRTSVHEGWHFPSFEEGTTALRRLAQDGPRPTVLRLSDETETFIGLSNPEAIGSGAPPAAGCTAVAGYEGTEEDTAYRRERAAAVLRDCGGTPLGEEPGRRWAHGRYSAPYLRDALLDAGAFAETLETATFWSRVPALYASVREALTDILTGAGTPPLVMCHISHVYENGASLYFTVVSAQGEDPVAHWNRAKHAANEAILAAGGTISHHHGVGTDHRDWYVREAGPLGTGALRAVKRRLDPAGVLNPGVLLPSD is encoded by the coding sequence ATGGACATGCTGTGGAGCGGCTGGGGCGACCCGGCCGAGGCGACGCCGCTGCCCGGCACGGTGATCGGGCTGTTGCGCGATCTGCTCGGCGTCCGGCCCCGCGAGACGGCCCCCGTCGCCCTCGACGACATGGCCGTCCCCGAAAGCCCCCTGGAGCCCGCGGCGCGCCGCGCCCTGGTCGCGGCCCTGGGCGGCGACGGGACCCGGGTGCGCACCGACGCGGAGACCCGCGTCCGGCACACGCGCGGCAAGTCCACCCCCGACCTGCTGCGCATCCGCGAGGGCGACCTCGCCGACATCCCCGCGGCCGTACTGCTGCCCGCCGGACACGACGAGGTGCTCGCCGTCCTGCGGGTGTGCGCCGCACACGGCCTGCCGCTGGTGCCGTTCGGCGGCGGCACCTCCGTCGTCGGCGGACTCGCCCCCGAGCCGCGCGGCGCCTTCGTCGCCCTGGACCTGCGGCGCATGGACGCCCTGCTCGACCTCGACCCGGTCTCCCGCACGGCCACCCTGCAGCCCGGACTGCGCGGCCCCCGCGCCGAGGCACTCCTCGCCGAACACGGCTTCACCCTCGGCCACTTCCCCCAGTCCTACGAGTGGGCCACCATCGGCGGCTTCGCCGCCGCCCGCTCCAGCGGCCAGGCTTCCGCCGGGTACGGCCGGTTCGACGAGATGGTGCTGTCCCTCACCCTCGCCACCCCGGAGGGCACCCTCGACACCGGCCGCGCCCCCCGCTCGGCCGCCGGACCCGACCTGCGCCAGCTCGTCCTCGGCTCGGAGGGCGCGTTCGGCGTCATCACCTCGGTGACCGTACGGATCCGCCCTGTTCCGCGGACTTCGGTCCACGAGGGCTGGCACTTCCCCTCCTTCGAGGAGGGGACCACCGCGCTGCGCCGGCTCGCCCAGGACGGGCCCCGGCCCACCGTGCTGCGCCTGTCGGACGAGACCGAGACGTTCATCGGCCTGTCGAACCCGGAGGCCATCGGCTCCGGCGCGCCGCCGGCCGCCGGCTGCACGGCCGTCGCCGGTTACGAGGGCACGGAGGAGGACACCGCGTACCGCAGGGAACGCGCCGCGGCCGTCCTGCGCGACTGCGGCGGCACCCCCCTCGGCGAGGAGCCGGGCCGGCGCTGGGCGCACGGCCGCTACTCGGCCCCGTATCTGCGTGACGCGCTCCTCGACGCCGGGGCGTTCGCCGAGACGCTGGAGACCGCGACGTTCTGGTCCCGCGTCCCCGCGCTGTACGCCTCCGTGCGCGAGGCGCTCACCGACATCCTCACCGGGGCCGGCACCCCGCCGCTGGTCATGTGCCACATCTCGCACGTCTACGAGAACGGCGCCTCGCTCTACTTCACCGTGGTCTCGGCCCAGGGCGAGGACCCCGTCGCGCACTGGAACCGCGCCAAGCACGCGGCCAACGAGGCGATCCTCGCCGCCGGCGGCACCATCAGCCACCACCACGGGGTCGGCACCGACCACCGGGACTGGTACGTCCGCGAGGCGGGACCGCTGGGCACCGGCGCCCTGCGCGCCGTGAAGCGGCGACTCGACCCGGCGGGAGTGCTGAACCCCGGAGTCCTGCTGCCCTCCGACTGA
- a CDS encoding diacylglycerol/lipid kinase family protein, whose product MRQFTAVVNPTAGAATGAAALLALARHLREAGAELRTDYSHSLDHARELARDAGRRGRIVLAVGGDGIAGAVGGALSGTGATLGLVPAGRGNDFARALGVPREPEALARTLLHGEPRPVDTVQVSSAVHDRAVVLGSVYAGVDALANRHANRSRLLRGSASYYAGGLRAVTTWRPARYRVTVDGEEHPHTGYTVVAANSGFYGSGRIIAPGARVDDGLLDVVMIREAPRRLFFTLMNELRTGVHVRRPEVRILRGAEIRVEADRDLPYGTDGEVDATLPVTARVLPGALRVLY is encoded by the coding sequence ATGCGACAGTTCACCGCCGTCGTCAACCCCACCGCGGGAGCGGCCACCGGAGCGGCCGCGCTGCTCGCGCTGGCCCGGCACCTCCGCGAGGCGGGCGCCGAGCTGCGGACCGACTACAGCCACAGCCTGGACCACGCACGGGAGCTGGCCCGCGACGCCGGCCGGCGGGGACGGATCGTCCTCGCCGTGGGCGGGGACGGCATCGCGGGCGCGGTCGGCGGCGCCCTCAGCGGAACCGGCGCGACCCTCGGACTCGTCCCGGCCGGACGCGGCAACGACTTCGCCCGCGCCCTGGGAGTGCCCCGGGAGCCGGAGGCCCTGGCCCGCACACTGCTCCACGGGGAGCCGCGGCCGGTCGACACCGTGCAGGTCAGCTCCGCCGTCCACGACCGCGCCGTCGTTCTCGGCAGCGTGTACGCGGGGGTGGACGCGCTCGCCAACCGTCACGCCAACCGGTCCCGGCTGCTGAGGGGTTCGGCCTCCTACTACGCGGGCGGCCTGCGGGCCGTGACGACCTGGCGTCCGGCCCGCTACCGGGTCACCGTCGACGGCGAGGAGCACCCGCACACCGGGTACACGGTGGTCGCCGCCAACTCCGGCTTCTACGGATCCGGCCGGATCATCGCCCCCGGCGCCCGCGTCGACGACGGCCTGCTGGACGTCGTCATGATCCGGGAGGCGCCCCGGCGGCTGTTCTTCACCCTGATGAACGAGCTCAGGACCGGAGTCCATGTCCGCCGGCCCGAGGTGCGGATCCTGCGGGGCGCCGAGATCCGCGTCGAGGCCGACCGGGACCTCCCCTACGGCACCGACGGCGAGGTCGACGCCACCCTCCCCGTCACGGCCAGGGTCCTCCCCGGAGCGCTGCGCGTCCTGTACTGA
- a CDS encoding Fur family transcriptional regulator — protein sequence MTASRPPSGAEELRGAGLRATAARVALLDTVRQGGHLGVEALASEVRRRIGHVSLQAVYDALNALTAAGLVRRIEPAGSPARYEGRVGDNHHHVVCRSCGAVADVDCAVGDAPCLTASESHGFTIDEAEVVYWGLCPACSPARST from the coding sequence ATGACCGCATCCCGGCCGCCGTCAGGCGCCGAGGAGCTGCGCGGTGCGGGCCTCCGTGCGACGGCCGCCCGCGTCGCCCTCCTCGACACCGTCCGCCAGGGCGGCCACCTCGGAGTCGAGGCGCTCGCCTCCGAAGTGCGCCGGCGCATCGGGCACGTCTCCCTGCAGGCGGTGTACGACGCGCTGAACGCGCTCACCGCGGCCGGCCTCGTACGCCGTATCGAACCGGCCGGCAGCCCCGCCCGCTACGAGGGCCGGGTCGGGGACAACCACCACCACGTGGTGTGCCGTTCCTGCGGCGCCGTCGCCGACGTCGACTGCGCGGTCGGCGACGCGCCCTGTCTGACCGCGTCCGAGAGCCACGGTTTCACCATCGACGAGGCCGAGGTCGTCTACTGGGGCCTGTGCCCCGCCTGTTCCCCCGCCCGCAGTACCTGA